In a genomic window of Gemmatimonadota bacterium:
- a CDS encoding long-chain fatty acid--CoA ligase codes for MLSLAMVLDDPGRKYPDREAIVSGPTRLTYGQLNAMACQVANGLRARGIEPGDRVALSCPNIAYFPIAYYGILKAGAVVVPLNVLLKGGEIAYHLQDSGAKAYLCFEGSPELPMAQMGHQGASQASDCRDFVVLTREMGAASPIQGAMSFGELTMGQASTFSTTDRAPDDTAVVLYTSGTTGRAKGAELTNSNMLTNAFVSRMMSSKAVDQRKRQTILITLPLFHSYGQTVQMNANILAGDRLVLVPRFDAKSVLDLMQREKVTLFAGVPTMYWGLLNCAREHEIDTKPIAENLVLCNSGGAAMPVELLAEFEKTFGVSILEGYGLSETSPTSTFNQADLPRKVGSVGLPIFGTEVKVVDPEGNELPPNEMGEIVIRGHNVMKGYIGRPEATAEAIRDGWFHSGDLGRKDENGYIFIMDRLKDLVLRGGFNVYPREIEEVLAEHPAVSLAAVVGVPHDELGEEIKAYIVRRPGAEVTEDEIISWCQEKMAAYKYPRMVEFRDSLPMNATGKILKRELRSEERSRAG; via the coding sequence ATGCTGAGCCTCGCCATGGTTCTGGATGACCCGGGTCGGAAGTACCCGGACCGCGAGGCGATCGTCTCGGGACCGACGCGTCTCACCTACGGCCAGCTCAACGCCATGGCGTGCCAGGTCGCGAATGGGCTCCGCGCTCGCGGAATCGAGCCCGGCGACCGGGTGGCACTCTCCTGCCCCAACATCGCCTACTTTCCGATCGCCTATTACGGGATCCTCAAGGCGGGGGCCGTCGTCGTCCCGCTGAACGTCCTCCTGAAAGGCGGCGAGATCGCCTATCACCTCCAGGACTCGGGGGCGAAGGCGTATCTCTGCTTCGAGGGCTCCCCGGAGCTGCCCATGGCGCAGATGGGCCACCAGGGCGCGAGCCAGGCGTCCGATTGCCGGGACTTCGTCGTTCTGACGCGGGAGATGGGCGCGGCTTCGCCGATCCAAGGCGCGATGTCCTTCGGCGAGCTGACCATGGGGCAGGCCTCCACCTTTTCGACGACGGACCGCGCCCCCGACGACACGGCCGTCGTCCTCTATACGTCGGGGACGACCGGACGCGCGAAAGGCGCGGAGCTCACGAACAGCAACATGCTGACCAATGCCTTCGTGTCGCGGATGATGTCGTCGAAGGCGGTGGATCAGCGGAAGAGGCAGACGATCCTCATCACCCTCCCCCTCTTCCACTCGTACGGCCAGACGGTCCAGATGAACGCGAACATCCTGGCCGGTGACCGTCTCGTCCTGGTACCGCGCTTCGACGCAAAGTCCGTTCTGGACCTCATGCAGAGGGAAAAGGTCACGCTTTTCGCGGGGGTCCCGACGATGTATTGGGGACTCCTGAACTGCGCCCGGGAGCACGAGATCGACACGAAGCCGATCGCCGAAAACCTGGTCCTTTGCAACTCCGGCGGCGCCGCGATGCCGGTGGAGCTCCTGGCCGAGTTCGAAAAGACCTTCGGGGTCTCGATCCTCGAAGGGTACGGACTCTCGGAGACTTCTCCCACCTCGACCTTCAACCAGGCCGACCTCCCGCGGAAGGTCGGCTCGGTCGGCCTCCCGATCTTCGGGACCGAGGTCAAGGTCGTGGATCCCGAGGGAAACGAGCTCCCTCCGAACGAGATGGGGGAGATCGTGATCCGGGGCCACAACGTGATGAAGGGGTACATCGGCCGCCCCGAAGCCACCGCGGAGGCCATTCGCGACGGTTGGTTCCACTCGGGCGATCTCGGCCGGAAGGACGAAAACGGATACATCTTCATCATGGACCGCCTGAAGGACCTGGTCCTCCGCGGGGGGTTCAACGTGTATCCGCGGGAGATCGAGGAGGTCCTGGCCGAACACCCCGCCGTATCCCTCGCCGCGGTCGTCGGAGTGCCGCACGACGAGCTCGGCGAGGAGATCAAGGCGTACATCGTGCGCCGTCCCGGGGCGGAGGTGACCGAGGACGAGATCATCTCCTGGTGCCAGGAGAAAATGGCGGCCTACAAGTATCCGCGCATGGTGGAGTTCAGGGACTCCCTCCCGATGAACGCGACGGGGAAGATCCTGAAGCGGGAGCTGAGGAGCGAGGAGCGGAGCCGGGCCGGGTGA